A region of Pyxidicoccus parkwaysis DNA encodes the following proteins:
- a CDS encoding DNA-directed RNA polymerase subunit alpha — MADTFVAKNWRDLIKPRRMEVDQDSLTPTYGKFVAEPLERGFGTTLGNSLRRVLLSSLQGAAITSVKIEGVDHEFTTIPEVSEDVTDVVLNLKEVLLRMHTNETKTLRIEAEGPKEVKAGDIITDPDTEILNPGHHICTISEGGKLRMELTCRRGRGYTPANSNKVAGSPIGTIPIDSLFSPIRKVNYQVTNARVGQVTDFDKLSLEVWTDGSVSPQDAVAYAAKIIKEQLTVFVNFDETEEPVIAEAPKEEAKLNENLFRSVDELELSVRSANCLQQANIKTIGDLVQRTEAEMLKTKNFGRKSLKEIKEILAEMGLSLGMKLENWPPKQAPAPAQPKA; from the coding sequence ATGGCAGATACGTTCGTTGCGAAGAACTGGCGTGACCTCATCAAGCCGCGCCGCATGGAGGTGGACCAGGACAGCCTGACGCCCACCTACGGGAAGTTCGTCGCGGAGCCGCTGGAGCGCGGCTTCGGCACCACGCTGGGCAACTCGCTGCGCCGGGTGCTCCTGTCGTCCCTCCAGGGCGCGGCCATCACCTCGGTGAAGATTGAGGGCGTGGACCACGAGTTCACCACCATCCCCGAGGTGTCCGAGGACGTCACGGACGTCGTGCTGAACCTGAAGGAAGTCCTCCTTCGGATGCACACGAACGAGACGAAGACGCTGCGCATCGAGGCGGAGGGGCCCAAGGAGGTCAAGGCCGGTGACATCATCACCGACCCGGACACCGAGATCCTCAACCCCGGCCACCACATCTGCACCATCTCCGAGGGTGGCAAGCTCCGCATGGAGCTGACGTGCCGCCGCGGCCGTGGCTACACCCCGGCGAACTCGAACAAGGTCGCGGGCTCGCCCATCGGCACCATTCCCATCGACTCGCTGTTCTCGCCCATCCGCAAGGTGAACTACCAGGTCACCAACGCGCGCGTCGGGCAGGTCACCGACTTCGACAAGCTGTCCCTCGAGGTGTGGACGGACGGCTCCGTGTCCCCGCAGGACGCGGTGGCGTACGCGGCGAAGATCATCAAGGAGCAGCTCACCGTCTTCGTGAACTTCGACGAGACGGAGGAGCCCGTCATCGCCGAGGCCCCGAAGGAGGAGGCGAAGCTCAACGAGAACCTCTTCCGCTCGGTGGATGAGCTGGAGCTCTCGGTGCGCTCGGCCAACTGCCTGCAGCAGGCCAACATCAAGACCATCGGCGACCTCGTGCAGCGCACCGAGGCCGAGATGCTCAAGACGAAGAACTTCGGCCGCAAGTCCTTGAAGGAGATCAAGGAGATCCTCGCGGAGATGGGCCTGTCGCTCGGCATGAAGCTGGAGAACTGGCCGCCGAAGCAGGCGCCGGCGCCCGCGCAGCCCAAGGCCTAG